In Pirellulales bacterium, the following are encoded in one genomic region:
- a CDS encoding Gfo/Idh/MocA family oxidoreductase, producing the protein MSAPSRLGSSRRQFLKRASTLVAAAGAPYFVPASAFGANAPSNRITMGFIGTGNQGTPIMQKFLAHPTCQGIAVCDVNVGSYGYRGERDFYGREPAQAIVNEHYAERRSSGSYRGCDAYRDFRDLLARDDIDAVTICTPDHWHAPMALLAAEAGKDMYCEKPLSLTIAQGRTMVAAAERHRRVLQTGSHERSNPVVRQACELARNGYIGEVKSILTHVGEHNMIGPGPGWQPMPVPEGFDYDMWLGPAPAVPYHQDRCLYRFRFNYDYSGGQVTNFGAHSLDMAQWGLGMDDSGPVEVEYVDAKYLPEGSLFTAATHTTFKCRYATGVELTCTTAMPPVKIVFEGSEGRISVEHGGLGFVTEPASLADVKLRDDQLLSTSVDHQLDFLNSVRTREKPCATGEIGHRSASLCHLGNIAIKLKTTVKWDPAAERFIGSAAANELLDRPSRNDWRGVA; encoded by the coding sequence ATGTCCGCGCCCAGCCGTCTCGGCTCATCTCGCCGCCAGTTTCTGAAGCGGGCTTCGACGTTGGTCGCGGCCGCTGGCGCTCCGTACTTTGTGCCGGCCTCGGCGTTTGGCGCGAATGCCCCCAGCAATCGCATCACGATGGGCTTCATTGGCACGGGCAACCAAGGGACGCCGATCATGCAGAAGTTCCTGGCGCACCCGACGTGCCAAGGAATTGCGGTGTGCGACGTCAATGTCGGCAGCTACGGCTATCGAGGCGAACGTGATTTCTACGGCCGCGAGCCGGCCCAAGCGATCGTCAACGAACACTATGCCGAGCGGCGCAGTTCGGGGAGCTACCGCGGTTGCGACGCCTATCGAGATTTTCGCGACCTTCTCGCGCGCGACGACATCGACGCGGTGACAATCTGCACCCCCGACCATTGGCACGCTCCCATGGCGTTGCTGGCGGCCGAGGCGGGCAAGGACATGTATTGCGAGAAACCCCTCAGCCTTACGATCGCCCAGGGGCGGACGATGGTTGCAGCGGCCGAGCGACATCGTCGCGTTCTGCAGACGGGCAGTCACGAACGTTCCAACCCGGTGGTGCGTCAGGCGTGCGAGCTGGCGCGGAACGGCTACATCGGCGAGGTGAAGTCGATCCTCACGCACGTCGGGGAGCACAATATGATCGGCCCCGGGCCGGGCTGGCAGCCGATGCCCGTACCCGAGGGATTCGATTACGACATGTGGCTCGGGCCTGCGCCGGCGGTCCCGTATCACCAGGACCGGTGTCTCTATCGGTTCCGATTCAATTACGATTACTCGGGGGGCCAGGTCACGAACTTCGGCGCCCACTCGCTCGACATGGCCCAGTGGGGGCTGGGGATGGACGACTCGGGTCCTGTCGAAGTCGAGTACGTCGACGCCAAATACCTGCCCGAGGGGAGCCTCTTCACGGCCGCGACCCACACGACGTTCAAGTGCCGGTACGCGACGGGCGTCGAACTGACCTGCACCACGGCCATGCCCCCCGTGAAGATTGTCTTTGAAGGGTCCGAGGGACGCATCTCCGTCGAGCACGGAGGCCTCGGCTTCGTCACGGAACCGGCCAGTCTGGCTGACGTGAAGCTTCGGGACGACCAGCTTCTCTCGACGAGCGTTGATCATCAGCTCGACTTCCTGAACTCCGTGAGGACGCGCGAGAAGCCCTGCGCGACCGGCGAGATCGGCCACCGCAGCGCTAGCCTGTGCCACCTTGGCAATATTGCCATCAAGCTGAAGACGACGGTGAAGTGGGACCCGGCAGCCGAGCGGTTCATCGGCTCCGCCGCCGCCAATGAACTGCTCGACCGCCCCAGCCGCAACGATTGGCGCGGCGTGGCTTGA
- a CDS encoding sugar phosphate isomerase/epimerase has product MSPPLKIDRRAWLKAAAAPLALSALGTQAADNSSAVSLCAFEKFIQRLSCRELADALAEIGFAGVEATVRRGGRIEPEKVEDELPRLVEALGKRDLEVAIATTDVLDADDPAGRKVLETCAAYGIRRYRMSHYRYDRRRDIPAQLAELKPKFAALAELNRELGLVGLYQNHSGFGFVGATVWDLYELIKDLPPGNLAMAFDIRHATVEAGLSWDVLYQLMRPQIGAVFVKDFRWQGRVAENAPLGSSIDPAFFRLLRQDAFSGPVSLHVEYLPDAGVAENLQALRRDYALLAKWLAA; this is encoded by the coding sequence ATGTCTCCACCCCTGAAAATCGATCGGCGCGCTTGGCTCAAAGCCGCCGCGGCTCCGCTGGCTTTGTCCGCGCTGGGAACCCAAGCCGCCGACAACTCGTCCGCGGTTTCCCTCTGCGCATTTGAGAAGTTCATTCAACGGCTGAGCTGCCGTGAACTCGCCGACGCGTTGGCCGAGATCGGCTTTGCCGGCGTCGAGGCGACCGTTCGCCGAGGGGGCCGCATCGAGCCCGAGAAAGTCGAGGACGAATTGCCGCGACTCGTCGAGGCGCTCGGCAAACGCGACTTGGAGGTCGCGATCGCCACGACCGACGTTCTCGATGCCGACGATCCCGCGGGCCGCAAAGTGCTGGAGACCTGCGCCGCGTACGGCATCAGGCGGTATCGCATGAGCCACTACCGCTACGATCGGCGGCGCGACATCCCCGCGCAGCTCGCCGAGTTGAAGCCCAAGTTCGCTGCGCTGGCCGAACTCAATCGTGAGTTGGGACTTGTCGGACTCTACCAAAATCACTCCGGGTTCGGCTTCGTCGGCGCGACGGTGTGGGACCTCTACGAACTGATCAAAGACCTTCCGCCCGGCAATCTGGCGATGGCGTTCGACATCCGTCACGCCACTGTCGAGGCGGGACTCTCCTGGGACGTCCTGTACCAACTGATGCGACCGCAGATTGGAGCCGTCTTCGTCAAGGACTTCCGCTGGCAGGGACGCGTCGCTGAGAACGCCCCGCTGGGGAGTTCGATCGATCCGGCTTTCTTCCGACTCCTCCGCCAAGACGCGTTCTCCGGCCCCGTCTCGCTGCACGTCGAATATCTTCCGGATGCAGGAGTCGCGGAGAACTTGCAAGCCCTCCGTCGCGACTACGCCTTGCTGGCCAAGTGGCTGGCCGCCTGA
- a CDS encoding NAD(P)-binding domain-containing protein produces MITIAIIGAAGNMGARACARLGNDPEYRLLYVETGEAGRRRLHELGIEVTDAATAAPQADVVLLAVPDRLIGSASAELVPKMKPGAMVICLDPAAPHAGRLAVRSDLSYFVTHPAHPPVFNDEEDMTSRRDFFGSGLAKQAVVSALMQGSNEDFARGEAIAKKMFGPVLRSHRVTVEQMAILEPALSETLAATCLSVIRRGLDIAVERGVPAEAARDFIMGHINIELAILFDEIDWKFSAGAQEAMKLARRRLFRDDWEGIFSDDEVMASVQRITSLDLAAEHRGNGEAS; encoded by the coding sequence TTGATCACCATCGCAATTATCGGAGCGGCAGGCAACATGGGCGCCCGCGCCTGCGCGCGACTTGGCAACGATCCCGAGTATCGACTTTTGTACGTCGAAACGGGGGAAGCGGGACGCCGACGGCTGCACGAGTTGGGGATCGAGGTCACCGACGCGGCGACCGCAGCCCCGCAGGCGGACGTCGTGTTGCTTGCGGTCCCCGACCGGCTGATCGGTTCGGCCTCCGCGGAATTGGTTCCGAAGATGAAGCCGGGGGCGATGGTCATTTGCCTCGATCCGGCAGCGCCCCACGCCGGCCGGCTGGCGGTTCGTTCCGATCTGAGCTATTTCGTCACCCACCCGGCTCATCCTCCCGTGTTCAACGACGAGGAGGACATGACCAGCCGCCGCGATTTCTTCGGCAGCGGGCTGGCGAAGCAGGCCGTGGTGTCGGCTTTGATGCAGGGCTCGAACGAAGATTTCGCACGCGGCGAAGCGATCGCCAAGAAGATGTTCGGTCCCGTGCTGCGATCGCATCGCGTGACCGTCGAGCAGATGGCGATCCTCGAGCCGGCTCTTTCCGAGACGCTGGCCGCGACCTGCCTGTCGGTCATCCGGCGAGGACTGGACATCGCCGTCGAGCGGGGCGTGCCGGCCGAAGCGGCTCGGGACTTCATCATGGGGCATATCAACATCGAGCTTGCCATCCTGTTCGACGAAATCGACTGGAAGTTTTCGGCCGGCGCCCAGGAGGCGATGAAACTGGCCCGCCGACGATTGTTCCGCGACGACTGGGAAGGGATCTTCTCCGACGACGAGGTGATGGCGAGCGTGCAGCGGATTACGTCGCTTGATCTCGCCGCCGAACATCGGGGCAACGGCGAGGCGTCTTGA